The genomic window GTTGGGTAGGTCGTGCCTACTTACAAGCCATCAAAAAAGAAGCTGACACCGAGCAAAAAGAAATCCAAATTGATTTGGGTCTAGCACTGTCTATCATTGCTACAGGTTTTGCTTGGCCAGCCGCAGCCCTCAAAGAACTACTTTCTGGCGAATTAACTGCGAAAGACTCAGAAATTACTGTTTCTCCTCGCTAGTTCAACTTAATTCATTCACTTGTTTTGGAGACTAAATCATGGCAGACAAAACTGACCAAAGCAGCTATTTGATTAAGTTTATTTCCACCGCACCTGTTGCAGCTACTATCTGGCTGACAATTACAGCAGGTATTTTGATTGAATTCAATCGCTTTTTCCCTGACTTACTTTTCCACCCCCTACCATAAATTTAGAAGTTAGGGTATTGGGTATTGGGCATCGGGTATTGGGTATCGGGAATAATAATTTCCTTTACTCCTGCAATTCCCCATTCCCTATTCCCCACTCCCTAATCCCTTTGTTTCTCTTCGTGAAAATGCGATCCTTCTAATTTAGAGGTAACCTAAAATATGCAAGCAGTAGACGCATCAAAAAATCTTTCCAGCGATCCGAGAAATCGGGAAGTCGTTTTTCCCGCAGGTGATCCACAAATTGGTAATCTGGAAACCCCAGTCAATTCTTCTCCTGTAATCAAGTGGTTCATTAATAACTTACCTGCTTATCGCCCAGGTCTGACCCCTTTTAGACGTGGTTTAGAAGTTGGTATGGCTCACGGCTACTTGCTGTTTGGCCCCTTCGCTAAATTAGGCCCACTGCGTAACGCGGACAATGCTAACTTAGCAGGATTGTTGGGTTCTATCGGCTTGGTTGTGATTCTTACCGCCTGCCTATCTCTGTATTCCAACACTAACCCCGACAAAGCTCTGGCTAGTGTTACCGTACCTAAGACCCCAGATGCTTTTAATTCCAAAGAAGGCTGGAATAATTTTGCCAGTGCTTTCTTAATTGGTGGTATTGGTGGTGCAGTAGTAGCTTATTTCTTGACCAGTAATTTGGCTATCATCCAAGGTCTGATAGGCTAATTTTCTGTTGTGGGTAATTAGGCATTGGTGAAAAGTCAGTGATTTTTGACTATTACCTCTGCTTAATTACCGATTAGTAATTTGGAACGAAAAAGCTTTATTTGCCAAACACAGCCGCTTCAATGGCATTGAGAGCAGTTTCTAAATCATCATTGACGATTTGGATATCAAATTCATTAGCCGCTTGAATTTCCTCATGGGCGCGTTGTAGACGACGGGCGATCGCCTCTTCAGAATCCTGTCCGCGTTCACGAATGCGTTTCTCTAGTTCCGCAAAGGAAGGCGGCAAAATAAAAATACTTAAAGCTTCCGGGAAGGAAGCACGAATCTGTCTTGCGCCTTCTAGTTCAATCTCCAACACTACTAACCCTCCAGACTGCACTTGATTGAGTACAGCAGCGCGGGGAGTGCCATAGTAATTACCAGCAAATTCTGCTGACTCTAGGAATTCGCCTTGAGCAACCAACTGTTCAAACTTGTGGCGGCTAATAAAATAATAATTTTTGCCATCAATCTCCCCTGGGCGCGGGGTACGAGTCGTCGCAGAGACAGAGTAATAAAGTTCTGGATGACGCTGTAAGAGCGATCGCATTAAAGTACCTTTACCGACCCCACTCGGCCCGGTTAACACAATTAGCTTGCCTGACAAAGCACTTTCTTCGGTAGTAGCACAACTCTGGATGGGTAAGACTTGCATCATCCGTTCAACCTGTGAATTAATCAAGAGACATCATTCGTTAGTAGATTAGTAATTTAATCTGGTATGTGTCCCCAGAGCAATCCTTAACTAACGAATTTGTAGCACTAGTGACAGAAAATTCCTCTAATTCACATGGTACTGCTGATGTAGTCTCAATAGAGGTGGGGTGTTACTCCTACCCCTCATCAATTTTCTACTGTGTGATGCTCCTTAGAAATCACGAAACGATTAGCTACCGTTTCTGGTTGAATCGCCGACAAAATTACGTGACTGGAATCGGTGATGATTACAGCCCTAGTCCGGCGACCATAAGTAGCATCAATTAGCTGACCTCTGTCCCTAGCATCAGTGATAATCCGCTTAATCGGGGCAGATTCTGGACTCACAATGGCAACAACTCGGTTAGCCGAGACAATGTTACCAAAACCAATGTTAATTAACTGTATCTCCATAAAAAAACTGACACCAAATGTGGTGTTCAAGGCTAGTAATGAATTTATTCTCATGTTATCCCTAAAAAACGGTACTTACAACGCATTCAATCTATAGAGCTTGAGTTTTTTCAAAACACCTGCTTTTTTCGAGAGATCCACCGTTAAATTGCCGAAAAATATGCCTATAGAGACAGGAATAAATATACCTATAAGAGCTAGTGCTAAGTTTAATTGCTAATAGTATCTAAAAGTGATTTGTCAATATTGTAGTTTTCTGCAAAATATGTATATCTTGCAGAAAATTATTCCTAATTATTAATCAAATTATTTCCTCTGATGATGGGTAGATTTTTTCAATTCTTGCCATTTTTGTCGCAGTTGATGTAAGTTCGGAGTGTTACATCCATAACGCCAACTCACATAAGCTTGGCAAATATCATTTATGACCTGAGCATTGGCTGGAGTATGATGCCCAGATGATACTTTGGCATACTCTAAAGGTGTCTGTGCTGGATGCTTACCTAGACCTTTTTGATCTGCCCATTCCAGCATTTGTTGATACAGACGCTCCATTGGCGGTAGTTTACCTAAGCGACGGCGATGTAACCACTCTCGCCACTGCGCCCAGCCTAGCCAGCCCAAAAAAGCGGTTGTGGTTGCTAAGATTAAGCCTGTTAATATACCTACCCAACCTTGAGTAAATAAAGCGAAAAACCAAGCGATCGCTTTCCCAAACCAGCTAAATATTGTCCCAAATACATTGTTGAAGAAGCCTGTCACTGGAGAAGGTAGCCACCCAGCCACCCAATTCCAAAATTGCTTCAGCACACTAAAGGTCTGAGTTTCTTCAATGGAAGGTGGAATCAGGGGATGATTGGGAATAGGGTCAAAGGTAAACCAGCCATATTTGGGGAAATAAACTTCCGTCATGGCGTAAGCATCAGTATTCCGCACTACATACATCCCCGTAAAGGGATTAAACTCCCCTGGCGCAAACCCTGCTACTAGACGCGCTGGGATGCCAATAGAACGCAGCATGACTGTGAGAACTGTTGAGAAATGATCTGGATAACCGCCCTTATATTTAAATAAAAATGCTTCTACTAAGTCTTCTTTTTCGTCTAAAAAAGGGAACTCGAAGGGGTTTTTAGGGATGGAATAGTTTTGCTTGAGGTACTGGGCTAAATAAAGAACTTTTTCATAGGTAGAATCTAAGCTTTTTTGCGATTTCCCTATGCGTTCACGATTGTAGTTAGCTAATATTTCTTCGGTACGCTGTTTAACTTTGGTGGAAATTTCTGGGGGTATTTGGAGGTAATAATTTTTAATATTTCGGGGATAATTTGTAGTAGCTGTTCCTAATAAAGTGCGATCGCGGTACGGCACATCAGAAATTACTGTATAGGTGAGGTCTTCTGATAATCCCACAGGCGATCGCAAGCC from Nostoc sp. UHCC 0870 includes these protein-coding regions:
- the psaJ gene encoding photosystem I reaction center subunit IX, coding for MADKTDQSSYLIKFISTAPVAATIWLTITAGILIEFNRFFPDLLFHPLP
- a CDS encoding photosystem I reaction center protein subunit XI, which translates into the protein MQAVDASKNLSSDPRNREVVFPAGDPQIGNLETPVNSSPVIKWFINNLPAYRPGLTPFRRGLEVGMAHGYLLFGPFAKLGPLRNADNANLAGLLGSIGLVVILTACLSLYSNTNPDKALASVTVPKTPDAFNSKEGWNNFASAFLIGGIGGAVVAYFLTSNLAIIQGLIG
- the gmk gene encoding guanylate kinase, which gives rise to MMQVLPIQSCATTEESALSGKLIVLTGPSGVGKGTLMRSLLQRHPELYYSVSATTRTPRPGEIDGKNYYFISRHKFEQLVAQGEFLESAEFAGNYYGTPRAAVLNQVQSGGLVVLEIELEGARQIRASFPEALSIFILPPSFAELEKRIRERGQDSEEAIARRLQRAHEEIQAANEFDIQIVNDDLETALNAIEAAVFGK
- the remA gene encoding extracellular matrix/biofilm regulator RemA; translation: MEIQLINIGFGNIVSANRVVAIVSPESAPIKRIITDARDRGQLIDATYGRRTRAVIITDSSHVILSAIQPETVANRFVISKEHHTVEN